In Kryptolebias marmoratus isolate JLee-2015 linkage group LG4, ASM164957v2, whole genome shotgun sequence, the following proteins share a genomic window:
- the ccnd3 gene encoding G1/S-specific cyclin-D3, giving the protein MGSFKVDSEDQSAGFLDMGVVLRASSDPAVTADPRVLLNLRALEESSRVVSPSSSSSSFASSSSSGAQAHILPSMRRILTVWMFKVCEEQLCEEEVFPQAVRYLDSYLSSFPVEKTHLQLLGAVCMFLASKMRETVPLTASKLSVYTDESVSVSDILQWEVTVASRLGWCLASVVPSDFLEPVLLALPFVRAPHLQQIRRLVHSYVALAATDCRFLAFLPSTLTCACVCAAVQGLKTMDRDVSSASVMKLLANLLAADLSSILRCHELLGGVLELNLPSRL; this is encoded by the exons ATGGGCAGTTTTAAGGTGGACTCCGAGGACCAAAGCGCGGGGTTTTTGGATATGGGTGTGGTCCTCCGAGCGAGCAGCGACCCGGCGGTGACCGCTGACCCCCGGGTGCTGCTCAACCTGAGGGCCCTGGAGGAAAGCAGCCGGGTggtgtccccctcctcctcctcttcctccttcgcctcctcctcttccagcgGAGCGCAGGCACACATCCTGCCCTCCATGAGGAGGATACTCACAGTGTGGATGTTTAAG GTGTGCGAGGAGCAGCTGTGTGAGGAGGAGGTGTTTCCGCAGGCGGTGCGTTACTTGGACTCCTACCTGAGCAGCTTCCCCGTGGAGAAGACCCACCTGCAGCTTCTGGGGGCAGTCTGCATGTTCCTGGCCTCCAAAATGAGAGAGACGGTCCCCCTGACCGCCAGCAAGCTCTCCGTCTACACAGACGAGTCTGTTTCAGTTTCGGACATCCTG cagTGGGAGGTGACGGTGGCGTCCAGGTTAGGCTGGTGCCTGGCCTCTGTTGTGCCCTCTGACTTCCTGGAGCCAGTTCTTCTCGCTCTCCCTTTCGTTCGGGCCCCCCACCTTCAGCAGATCCGCCGCCTCGTTCACTCCTACGTGGCCCTGGCAGCCACGG actgcaggtttttaGCCTTCCTGCCGTCCACCCTGACCTGTGCCTGTGTGTGCGCCGCCGTGCAGGGGCTGAAGACGATGGACAGGGATGTCTCCTCAGCCTCAGTCATGAagcttttagccaaccttttgGCTGCCGACCTG AGCTCCATCCTGCGCTGCCACGAGCTGCTGGGAGGTGTCCTGGAGCTCAACCTGCCCTCCCGTCTCTAG